tacatacatacatacatacatacattgagTATACATGTACTCAATTTTCTGgtgcatttactgtacatgtatttcCCTTCTCTTGAGCCATGCCTGACAGAAAAGTATCCCTTTTGTGTATCAGGTCATGATTTTGCTATAAGAAAATGTTATTCAATATGTTGTAAATATATATACCTGTTGTGAAGTTTCACTGTGATTGGTCCCCATCGGACACTGTTATAGGGATATAAACTGAAGTACATGGTATCGACTTTGTGACTTGATCTAAACAGAAGCTGTGTACTGACATTGTAACAAAGTGCTGCATATTGTAGCTGGTAGCTGAAGGATGCAAGTTGACCAACGTGTATCCTCTGGTTTTGGGTTTTACAGTGAGAAATCAATGGGTCACCCTGACATCAAGGATAACTGTTTTAGGGCAGTTGACCTGCTGGTCCTTTCAGACTGGTTGCAGAGGGCAGAAAAGATGTTCCTCACTGCTATACAGGTACAATGCCCATGTGATCTCATTTACAGTGCCTGAGATGTGCAAGAGAATAAAAGGTCAGAGTGTCTGTCTTCTTTCTCACCCTTTCCAGGAGGTTGtctcagagagactgcacagtatCCTTCAAAATGAGAAGATCTACTGGGGCACTTGTATCCCAGGAGATGAGGAGGACTTCATTAAACTGCAAATAGATGTCATTCAGGTAGTGAATTAAATTATTGCTAAACAATGTATAGTTATATTTACCGGTGGCTGTTTAGGAAAAAGCCGAAAAGTTAAATTCAAACTAATTAAACATTGCTTATAAAATATGAGATTGGACTGCTCTTCTCAACAGTTGAGTAATGTCATGAAATCTTACTTCAATATGACTGAAATGTGTCTTCTTAAATTATATACTGAAAAGCACCATATGATTTTATTAAAAGACTCCCTCCTTACGGTGACACTAGCAGTATGCTATTGCGAACTGCAGCGACGACTCCTGTGGTGCTGCTTCTGTTTGCAGGTCCTCCAAGGTTTCATCGAGCCGGCAGGCATGATTAGTAAACAACTCAAAGTCAAAGTACAAGAAATCTGTTACCCAAAGCTGTTGGTCTTTTTAGAAAAGTGAGTACCCTTATCAGTCATTTTTAGTCACATTTCTGATTCTCCATTCAATATCTTTTTTCCATCCCTTGCACAAGCACCTTATGAATATCAAAACAGCCCTTTTAAAAGGCAAGGAATAATAGGGAATAATAATACCAGATTTATTGTGCAATTTCCATTATATAATCCAGTACAAATAATCTCATATCATAGTACATAAAGCTATTTTGGTAGGATGCtaattgaaacaaaatagaTTAGTATCCTACTACCAAAGGGAAGATTAATTTGAGACTGACTGAGTGGAATGAAAagtataattgtattttatcacataatgttatattattttgtgAACACATACAATGTTAATATTATGGACAAACATAAAAAATCCATTGGTGTGTCCCGGTTTTAGGGTTCTTGGCCAAATTTAGGTCCTTACACTAAGCAGGGACATTAGTCAATATAAAGCATCACTATAAATTACATATAAGCTTTAACACCAACATTATGGCTATCATTTGTATGCCTGTTGTCTTCCATACCTTTCCTCTGACATATTGAAGACCAGAATGGGCTGACTGTAGGACAGACGCAATGTCTCAAATCTGTTCTTATTGCATTAGGTCTTGTTACTAGGATCTAATTCATTGTGGCTCCAAAGGATGGAGCCCTTTCACTGGAATATAGTGATGGTCCTGCGCTCAAaccaaaacagattttaaaaaatcatttctgcATTGTTTCCACATCAAAATGAAGCAGGTGGTTTATGGGTAGGTCTGTGACTTGGCCAATGGTACATGGTACTAATACATTTCTAGCTTAGTGGAACAGGAGTTACCTTGTGGTGTTACAGAAATCAAACCCAGTGAGACAATCACACATCAGGGAGATATCTGTGTCATGACAGTAGAGGTGGTATGGAAAACAATATTGAATATAATGGAATATGACTCGAAAAGTGAAAACCTGTGTTATAGAAGTTGTGTTAAAGTATGTTAAAAgtgtgttaaatgttttatagcAAATACTGTATGGGTAAGCATTGTAATATCAACTTTACTTGGCTGACATACACTGCTGCATCTTAAATCCTGTCCTGCTGAGAGGgtgaaaactatttttttttacattgaatttACATTGAATAAACAAGCAAACTCCATTGGTTGTACATTTGGGTTATTAAACTCACGCTGGCATAATAGATCAACCACTTGTATTTTGCaagctgtttttgtattttccaaTAATTAACTTCACATTCCACCTTTTCTCTCTTATAGATATgtagagagagaacagaagcgactgaaaatgcatgcaaaatcaGGAGAGATGTACCCTTTCAGAACATTCAGCACTTCAATGGAACTTAGGTAAACGCTTACAAACAATCAACTTTCGCTTCTCTCTCTGCGCTTTGTGGGGACCCTGATCTTCCTCACTGAAGATGTGAGATGTCCTTCTACTTATGATGTTTCTGTTGTTCACATTCCAGGAAGTATGTACACAAAATTGCAAGCAATAGAAATGATGAGTCCATCAAGGCTGTCCATTCATTAAAGAGCATTGAGGCCCAGTCTTTGGCGCTTGTGTTGAAGAAGCCATTCTCCAAAGTAGAGGTTCATATCCTTCACTCAATTGTCTTTCTATCATTAAACTCAGAGCTCACTGTCTACTGGTTCATGATGCTTGAGTTTCTTGTAATGCCATTTTATGACATTACAGGCTTCTTTAAAAGAGTATTTTAAGAAAGGAGATGGACACAGGATGGGTGAGATGGAAgagataaaaatgcatttcaggacCCTCCCCAAAACGAATCAAGAGGCATACAAGGTGAGCTCATGTCTGTTAGGGCTTTGATGCCTGCTCAGATCATAAGTCTCTGGATGTCTGTGAATATAAGGCTAACCAACTTAATGTACTTGTTTCTTCTCTCTTCAGATAGCTGTTGACACAGCTTATGATCGCCTCACTTCTCTGTACCTGAAATACCTATTACAGAGCAACAAGAGTGAGCTAGAGAGGACATGGAGCGATGTAGGGAGTGAAGTGACAGAGAATGCAGAGTATTTACACAATATGTTCTCTCATCTGGTGAGATATCCCTAATAGACACAAGCCTTTGTATGCCGATTGGCACAAGGGATTAAGAGTGCCTTACTGAGTGCAATGCACTAGTTTTGAGGGGGTATTTGTATCGTAAATGATGGGCAATGCACAATGAGACAGCACTCTACACTTTTATGTTCAAGGCAATGGGCTAATGATTAGTATGGATAAGCCAATGTGTACTTCTGATGCCTGAGTTTCATTGAACAGAACCCAGAAGTGATACAGAGGAACCAGGCTCTACTGAACGTTGGAAAGATCCTAAAGTGCAGTGATATAAACGCGCTGAAGATAACAATTGCCGAAATGAGGATAGACTGTCCTGACATGAGGTAAACTCATCATGTTTGGTCCAGAGAGGCCTATTTAGATGACAGGTGTGTCTGTTCTGTTGTCTGCATGCCGCCTGTGTGCCTGTCCTTCATTTCTGTGGTTATGTCTGTGTTGGTATCTGTCCAAATTTGTTTCAGTCAAGAGCAGGTTCGCATTCTGCTGCGGTGGAAGGGTCTATCACAGAGTCAAGTGAAAGAGGTCCTGGACGCAAGCCAAGAATGTTTGTACACTATTGACCTGCCCAACAAGCCAAGATGGTACCGttattgctgctgctactgACTGGATAACAGGGCCTTCCATGGTTCAAGGATATGGACACAACCCCACATTGATGCTCTGAACACGCCTCAACAGTGAATGAATGTTATTCTTTTTCAACAATGGTGTGTTGGAGTGtagagaatttatttattttcagttattcttCAGTTTGAAGACAAATGTAGGCCCAATGGGGactttatttctgtttagaGCAATTGCAGTGCAGGAAAGTGTCTAGGGAATGTATATATGTCCACACCTAAATTAATTTTGGTAATAAATATATGCTGTATATCTCATTTTAAGTGTCATTGACTGATGCACCATTCTGAGATCTTTTGAGTGTGTCCTgcaaaatttcatattttttgtgatattccctttgaatttgaataatgtaaataataatataaatgttattttctttattggCAAGCACATTCATGTAATATGGTGTAGGGGCACTTGCTAGTGTTTTGTATTGTGAATAATGTTACTACTTATTTAGGTGGAGAGACCTGTGTGAAACCATTATTTTGTGTCAAGGGAAGTGGGGAATGTCGGCttcaaaatattaaacattataTGTAGCATATGTTatatgtttctgttttacttgacacaatttcttttttgcagTAGATGGCAGCAAAAGACAATTGAACAAACAGTTTCACCATTGTTGTTATTGAGGTGCAAAGCTCCATGGGACATGGTTTTGTTGTAGTCATTACATAACATCCGTCATCTATATCCTGGACAGTACCAGTACCCGAAAGAACCTGCgctgacacagggagaacatgcaaaccccacacagaaaggccgaGATTTGAACCCGTTTTGCTGTGAAGCGACAGTGCTACCTACTGCACCACCATTATCACCACAGGATGCTATGGTGATGATTAAGATCATAAACAAAGATTGTTGTGTGTTATCTAGTTATTTTTTGGCTACCCTCATTGTCCAATGCATTCAGTAAGCACAAAAATTTACCTGTGTTCTATGATAGTGATCATCACAAGTGTGGTTACCGGTGTTTATTGAATAGCCCCTCGTTATTTGCATTGAAGTTCTTTTTGTGCTAGTTTTGCAGATAGTGACTATGCAATCCCATTCCAATTTTAATTGTAGGCTGCTACTTATCGCTTTTTGAAGGAttagaatgttaattttttttaggtgAATAACAAGAAGTTACAACAAAAAGTAACAACATTACAGCACAGCAAgttgcataataataataataataatacattatttatagaGTGCTTTTTCCCAACccataaaaaaattacaatatacATAATTAAAGGAAgataacacaaaacagaaagtaCAAGCACAGCAAAAAGCCAATACTGCAGTAGAATGATGAAGGAAGATATTGTCCTTTTTTAACTCATGGATATTTGTAAAATACACTATTTTACAATATAGagtatgaaataattatttaattgttttgtacCCAAATACAGCCAACAAATGGTTTCATGGtgaaattatttctttattaaaaatagttaACAGGTCATTTTAAATTCTAGCATCAGCTGTAACAAAAACTAAtaacataaatgaatgaaattatgtCAAATTTAATATTGTAAACATCATATGTTGCCCTCCATAACGGCATTTACTGAACAGCTGTAATCCCAGCTCACTTTCGTAACTTTGTGTCATTAATTTGAGGATTTGAAGTTTTGCTTAATGATTTCcattcttttttccctcctgaCTGAAATGACTTGGTTCAGCAAGTTCTTTTCACACAAATGAATGGATTGGTTGTAGAGTGGCAATTATTGTTGGACCAGCCaactgaaaaagagagaaaatatgctggaataaatatttaaacattaataCAGCAATAGGGTACAGACATTTGTCCTACATTAATGTTAGCCTTGCTAATATCGGCTATATAATTTTTTAACTCTGGAAGACAGAAGCACTGTTGAGTGAGTGTCACTGAGTGACAGTTCCTTGACTGCAAATGGGTGGCCCTAGCTTACCATGCTTTAGACAATGCCAGATGATGATTTTTGATGGACTGGACAAATATAACTGCAGCACACATGAACCTGTCAgaggtttatttttttgcttgccTCTCAGTGTCTTTCAAAGGACATTACCTCTTGTTTGCAGAAAAATGCAAGGGAAGCTGCTAGCAGAACTCTGAGTCTGCCAGTTCTGGTAGTACAATCCTTCCCCATCCACCCACAACCATGTGTTCTGCAAGGTAGAAAGTGACAGTCGCTGACACAAAACATTTGTCCTTGACATCATATATATTTCCACCTTTCACTGTCTTAAAATAGCATCTTTTCATTTGTATACTCTAAATGGCATAGGCACCTTTCCTTGCAGTAAACAGTCTATTATATTTAACAAACCACAAGGGGCCCTGAATGTAGGagaataaacatgaaaattgTTCTCCAAAGCATTAGAATCCATTTGTTATCATGCAGGTGGGACATGCTTTGACACAAAAAGAGATTCTTTACCTGAAGGTAAAACCCCCCAAGCCATGCTCGTGTAGCTTGACCACTTCGATCAACCAATTCCTGGAGGAATATGTATTCCCTTGGGTTGCGTGCTGAGGCTAAGTTAGCACCTAGTCCTATGCAATATTGCTGGAAAAGAAAAGTGATATTTCAAGTAACTATTTAAAACACGGTATACATATATACTTATGACAGCTCAGACATATTGTCTTGGTGGGCTGTGAAGCGAAGaacaagacagaaaaagaggGTGACAAGCAAATAGCTCATTTGGCATCTCATACAACAGTTACAAGATGAAAGAACACCTGGTTCTCAAGTTATTCATGATGGCCTTACCTGTGCATTGATCCATGTATTGGCCTGATTAACAAACTGGTAGCAGCGTGCTTGATGGCCATACCAACCAAATGGACAATCCCCTAGGGATCGTGTAAGTGGAGCCTCATCCCCAAATTCAGGGGATTCTGTAAAATAGGACACAATATACAAAAATAGGACATCTTAAAATGTCACTGCTTATTTAAACTGCTCAGATAGGGAGTGGAATAGacttgcaaaaatgtttttatggttGGTTTtcttaaatgcaaatattgtaaattttctttttgtgcagGTCACTTAACCAGTTCTAAAAACACTTGTCATCATGTTGACAGTTTCTTTAACAACAGAAGCACTAACCTGGGAGTGACTGTTTCTGCACTGATACATCTGGCACAGTTTCCTCAGTCTCTTCTATACAGGTAAAGAAAGCTCAAGATTAGAAATGTAGCTTCACTGTGCATCTATTGTATGCATGATCTTTCTTGTGTTAGTCACAACTTGCTGCTGCTCTCAGGCTGAAATCAGAAGACTAACCTGCTGGAGGTGCAGCACCATTTATAGCCTGACTGACCTCTGCTTCAGTCACACTGGCCTGCTCTGGAGAAAACAGAACATTGTTTCCTGTCAAAATCAACCAGCTTTACACTGGGTATGCACATGAGTGCCAGCCTGGCTGGGCTTTCTTCTCCTCTTGCACTGCTGGTTAAAATTGCTCAGTGAATACAAAATTGATGCAGTAATAACCATGCAAAATGTATGGGTGGATCTTTAGGaacaaaaactgatttttgttcattttaacagcacaaaagaccagcatttttttaatgctgtccTTGGGGATGTAGTGAATTGTCTTTCTTTTCTCAGGGTATTTAAGCAGTGGCACACATGTCAGAAATTATTATAGTAAACAGCGCCCCAAAGACCaatttacattctttacataattacatatttcTGGCCTTTGAACTTTGACATTTctacattgacacacacacattagaaaTTCACACAATTGATTTGACATATTATACTTTTTAGCAGTGAAATAATGACAAATTTAGTACACTCTATATGTTCTGTTGGCTTTTCATCAATCGCTGAATATAAAATTACAAGGTGAAAGCACTGATAGTGGGgaaataatgtaatgtcactTCATAGGATGCTGGGTCAGTGCTGTTTTTGATTGAACTGGCTGTTCATGTACACTATCTGTAATATTACCTGGAAATAATGGAAATAGCTAGTAATTACATGTGTTTGCGGGTTGGCCAGTTTATAGCATTTTGATCAGAGATCCTACCTGATACATTAAGAGCGAGGACCACgaagagcagcacagagacgGTCAAAACCCTCATGATGTTTGTCTGGTAAGTTAATTGACAGAAAATCAGTCGGTAAATTCATTACTACTATGGTATTAACCTAATAACAACAAAGGCAGGTTTTTTTGAAGGGCATGATATAGAGTCATTTCTACTTGGGgtattatttcataaatgctATGAGCCTGTCATTGTCAGACCAACACaactattttaaatgcaacCAATATGGTTTCCCTCCATATTTAAAAGCTTGATCACATTGAACTTACTTAAATATCCATTTCCGTATTCTTTGAGATATTGGGCAAATTAGTCTTTAGAATTAAGCTGATTGAATGagtcatctttttaaaaatgtctactCAAATCTTTTGCAAATTGCTGCTTCAATATTATTTGTATAAATTACCCTTttccatgaaataaaaaaagcaatcatTTCGATGATatctcctttttatttttaattggccaACCTTGTAGGTCCATTATACACTATAACATATCTGCAAGCATGTTTTGAGAATTTCATATGTACAAGCAATGTTCTGAACAGAATTTAACATGTGGATTCAGAATAGAACTTACCTGTTGTTGGTGAAATACTGCAGGTCTACAGGTATGTTCTCAGGTGGTAATGAGTGGCAGACACTTCAGACACGACTATTTATACTAATCTGACAGACTGAGGACATGACAACACAATAGGTACAGAGTTCAGATGACATTATTTTTGATCATATGATAACTAATCAAAGCCATTCAATTTTATTATCAATGCACTACCATCCTTGGATGGCTAAAATTTGAAATGCTTCCTGATAGCCTAGGTTACTGCTGAATCTGAAATTGTACCCTTATACAGCAATCTTAAAACAATCATAAAGTTTGTGAAAGGTTCCTGGATCAGGACACTCCTAAGGATGATctgtttttgattaatttaaccAGTACATTTTTCAAACTCATTTAACTGATTGAGGTGTATTATTGGAGCCATGGTGTTTGCAAGAATATCTCTTGCATGTTGAGAATGGTTATCCACTTAATGCAGGTTAAATGGGtgaagaaaagaataaaaacctTGTGTCAAGACTCATattccatttcatttgcattaagTGCAGTCATTTCAGACCTCTCAGGTTGaaccattattattaaaaagttGAACTGGAGGTTCAAGGTGAAAACAATTATAAGGGATATTTGACCATGTATTGTAAACAATGCTCCCAGAATGATTACCAGAACCATAAAACACAAATCCCAACCATGCATACCAGAACACACCATTTTGCAATCGTTCCAGTaagcaataaaacaatttgAAGCCTTCCTGGCCTTGTTGAGAGACATTGTTCACTTGGGCCAGTGCAGTAGGTTCCAGTAAAGGTCTTGCTTCCAACCattgcactgtaaataaacCAATATGCTCAAAATGCAAAGTTCAATTTGTCCAACATGGTAGCACAAAAATTGCAGTTTCCTGGCTTCAAATGGTTTTTACCCCCCACAAAGCCCATGGAAAGTCACAGGGTGACCTCACAGTCACATTGCCCATATTTATCTACCGCATTGCCTTCAATTATCTTCCTCCTTGagcttttaattattgttttaacctttaaccttgtACTATTTTGTCTGTGTTCCTGGTACTggtcgttttattttattttatttttctttcttttaaaaaagtgtacTACTGTTTTGTTGTGTATTGACCTCACAATAtgtacagcactttgagatACTGCTtgaaaagtgctttataaataaaatttattattattattatctactGTCTATATATAAATCACTCAAAACCAATCTTAGCCAAAACTTGTCATTTCTACTGATTTGGATGAGCTACACAGGATTATTTGTGGATTGAATGTTGATTTAGCTGCTGTGAAAAATGCCACCTGTAACTAATACCAAATATTTGCAGTTATTCTTACTACAGCCTTAATTGAATACATGGGACTAGAACAGAATAATTTCTATAAAAATTTAGAAAACTCttgcaaataaaaatctttGATTTAGTTTGATGTTATAGTTTGAGAACTGAAATTCTA
This window of the Anguilla anguilla isolate fAngAng1 chromosome 1, fAngAng1.pri, whole genome shotgun sequence genome carries:
- the LOC118224881 gene encoding ladderlectin-like — protein: MRVLTVSVLLFVVLALNVSEQASVTEAEVSQAINGAAPPAEETEETVPDVSVQKQSLPESPEFGDEAPLTRSLGDCPFGWYGHQARCYQFVNQANTWINAQQYCIGLGANLASARNPREYIFLQELVDRSGQATRAWLGGFYLQNTWLWVDGEGLYYQNWQTQSSASSFPCIFLQTRVGWSNNNCHSTTNPFICVKRTC
- the si:dkey-196h17.9 gene encoding exocyst complex component 3-like protein 4, whose amino-acid sequence is MFLGYRKLPKCKERTWTMKRIINAMPTAQTPSQKTKKPETLGSDKATPAEVTTETSQCLRMALEVLYSEKAGGVCAEFTPQKLKELYQVLCSIMNNALLGESPSVEELRIASQVIAAGQKYHGVYQQEEWSPKNWFNMFTQLVEQAVTKKIPQPPLKSLGSGHPEKVLAEYLQLVQKTVLEELKRLSPGLRETPLLDCVVENFHLYIFAQLDQVLNCTLTADKINLVLYWVARVYLSEKSMGHPDIKDNCFRAVDLLVLSDWLQRAEKMFLTAIQEVVSERLHSILQNEKIYWGTCIPGDEEDFIKLQIDVIQVLQGFIEPAGMISKQLKVKVQEICYPKLLVFLEKYVEREQKRLKMHAKSGEMYPFRTFSTSMELRKYVHKIASNRNDESIKAVHSLKSIEAQSLALVLKKPFSKVEASLKEYFKKGDGHRMGEMEEIKMHFRTLPKTNQEAYKIAVDTAYDRLTSLYLKYLLQSNKSELERTWSDVGSEVTENAEYLHNMFSHLNPEVIQRNQALLNVGKILKCSDINALKITIAEMRIDCPDMSQEQVRILLRWKGLSQSQVKEVLDASQECLYTIDLPNKPRWYRYCCCY